In Desulfofundulus kuznetsovii DSM 6115, the following are encoded in one genomic region:
- the gap gene encoding type I glyceraldehyde-3-phosphate dehydrogenase: protein MTVKIGINGFGRIGRNVLRASLRYPEIQVVAVNHKSRRLPANGNYVRTLAHALKYDSVHGRLDADVQADERSLVVNDREIAVFAEADPASIPWGKLGVDVVVESTGKFRTAEDAAVHLSSGAKKVIISAPAKGDVLTVVMGVNEELYNPAVHHVISNASCTTNCLAPVAKVLDEQFGIVKGLMTTVHAYTNDQQILDMPHRDLRRGRAAGMSIIPTTTGAARAVELVLPQLKGKLNGMAMRVPTPNVSVVDFVAQLRRPVTAEEVNGALKDASEGGLKGILAYSDLPLVSVDYCGDPHSAIVDGPSTMVIGEDMVKVVAWYDNEWGYSNRILDLILYMARRGF from the coding sequence ATGACGGTAAAAATAGGGATTAATGGTTTCGGCCGGATCGGGAGGAATGTCCTGCGGGCATCGCTCCGGTATCCCGAGATCCAGGTGGTAGCCGTAAACCACAAGTCCCGGCGGCTTCCGGCAAATGGAAACTACGTCCGCACCCTTGCCCACGCTCTGAAATACGATTCGGTCCACGGCCGGCTGGACGCCGACGTGCAGGCCGATGAGCGCTCCCTGGTGGTAAACGACCGGGAGATCGCTGTCTTTGCCGAGGCGGACCCCGCCAGCATCCCCTGGGGCAAACTGGGGGTGGATGTGGTGGTGGAGTCCACCGGCAAATTTAGAACGGCGGAAGATGCCGCCGTCCATCTTTCCAGCGGAGCCAAGAAGGTGATCATCAGCGCCCCGGCCAAGGGCGACGTCCTCACAGTGGTCATGGGCGTTAACGAGGAGCTTTATAATCCTGCCGTACATCATGTGATTTCCAACGCCTCCTGTACCACCAACTGCCTGGCACCGGTGGCCAAAGTGCTGGATGAGCAGTTCGGCATTGTCAAAGGTCTCATGACCACCGTCCATGCCTATACCAACGATCAGCAGATCCTGGATATGCCCCACCGGGACCTGCGCCGGGGCCGGGCCGCCGGCATGAGCATTATTCCCACCACCACCGGTGCGGCCAGGGCGGTGGAGCTGGTGCTCCCGCAACTGAAAGGCAAGTTGAACGGTATGGCCATGCGGGTGCCCACGCCCAATGTCAGCGTGGTGGATTTTGTGGCCCAGCTGCGCCGTCCCGTTACGGCGGAGGAAGTAAACGGAGCTTTGAAGGATGCCTCCGAGGGTGGGCTTAAGGGGATCCTGGCTTACAGCGACCTGCCTTTGGTGTCGGTGGATTACTGCGGGGACCCCCACTCGGCCATTGTGGACGGCCCCTCGACCATGGTCATTGGCGAGGATATGGTTAAAGTGGTGGCCTGGTACGACAATGAATGGGGTTATTCCAACCGCATCCTGGACTTAATTTTATATATGGCCCGGAGAGGATTTTAG
- a CDS encoding phosphoglycerate kinase, translating into MEVTGKRVLVRVDFNVPLDQEGNVADDTRIRAALPTIQYLIDRQARVILASHLGRPKGKVDDRYRLDPVARRLSELLGKPVVKVDDCIGDEPRQAINGMQPGDVVLLENVRFYPGEEKNDEKFARQLAELADVYVNDAFGTAHRAHASTEGVAHFLPAAAGFLMEKEITVLSQALSNPTRPFVAILGGAKVSDKIGVIENLLGKVDALLIGGGMANTFLAARGFALGKSLLEADRVVLARDLMARAEKAGVKLLLPVDLVVAEAARPEAEPRVVPADAVPEEWMALDIGPKTVESFAAEVRDAGTVIWNGPMGVFEMAPFAAGTFGLAKALADSKATTIVGGGDTAAAVEKAGVAGRMSHISTGGGASLEFLEGKVLPGVAVLMDTGK; encoded by the coding sequence ATGGAAGTAACCGGTAAACGGGTACTGGTACGGGTGGATTTTAACGTACCCCTGGACCAGGAGGGTAATGTTGCCGATGACACCCGGATCCGGGCGGCGCTGCCGACCATACAGTACCTGATTGACAGGCAGGCCAGGGTAATCCTGGCCTCCCATTTGGGGCGTCCCAAGGGCAAAGTGGACGACCGCTACCGCCTGGACCCGGTGGCCCGGCGCCTTTCGGAGTTGCTGGGCAAGCCGGTGGTCAAGGTGGACGACTGTATAGGGGATGAACCCAGGCAGGCCATAAACGGCATGCAGCCCGGCGATGTGGTGCTGCTGGAAAATGTGCGTTTTTACCCCGGGGAGGAAAAAAACGATGAAAAGTTTGCCCGGCAGCTGGCCGAACTGGCCGACGTTTATGTGAACGACGCTTTCGGTACCGCCCACCGGGCCCACGCTTCCACCGAGGGGGTGGCCCACTTTTTGCCCGCCGCGGCCGGGTTCTTGATGGAAAAGGAAATTACCGTGCTGAGCCAGGCCCTGTCCAACCCCACCCGTCCCTTTGTGGCCATCCTGGGTGGGGCCAAGGTTTCCGATAAGATTGGCGTGATTGAAAACCTCCTGGGCAAGGTGGACGCCCTGCTCATTGGCGGGGGCATGGCCAATACCTTCCTGGCCGCCCGGGGTTTTGCGCTGGGTAAGTCGCTGCTGGAAGCGGACCGGGTGGTCCTGGCCCGGGATTTAATGGCCCGGGCGGAAAAGGCGGGCGTCAAGCTGCTGCTGCCCGTGGACCTGGTGGTTGCCGAGGCGGCCCGCCCGGAAGCGGAACCCAGGGTGGTACCGGCGGATGCCGTACCGGAAGAGTGGATGGCCCTGGACATTGGCCCGAAAACGGTAGAATCCTTTGCCGCCGAAGTGCGCGATGCCGGTACCGTCATCTGGAACGGCCCCATGGGTGTCTTCGAGATGGCCCCCTTTGCCGCGGGCACCTTTGGCTTGGCAAAGGCGCTGGCCGATAGCAAAGCCACCACCATCGTGGGCGGGGGAGATACGGCGGCGGCGGTGGAAAAGGCCGGGGTGGCCGGCAGGATGTCCCATATTTCCACCGGCGGCGGCGCCTCCCTGGAGTTTCTGGAAGGGAAGGTCCTGCCCGGCGTGGCCGTGTTAATGGACACAGGGAAGTGA